A segment of the Lineus longissimus chromosome 11, tnLinLong1.2, whole genome shotgun sequence genome:
AAGGGAGGTCATATGGAAAGAACTACGGGATTACAAAGTTAAAGTAGGCAAGTGTGAAATGAGAAATCTATGGTCATTAACACATGTCTCATGGTGGCTTCAAGGGCTTTATATTGGTTGGCTCCAAACAGTTTACTGACAGCAGCTCAGTTCTCAGATGTGACTCTTTTGTGTCTCCCCAGAAAACAAACCCGACTCGAAGGGGAACCAAATAGGGACTTTGCAGGGAGTCAAACCTGTAACGTCATGTGGGCAACCCTCTTTCACTATGCTTACACATTCTCAATGGGATTTCCTAATGAATGTCCTAGACCCAGCGTCTAGATGTCTGTCATCTTGCCCCTATCAATGGTATAAGATTGGTGTGGCCTGGCAAGAATTGTTTTCTGTAATTTCCTTAATGAGGATATTCTCTTcaacaattttgataatttttatcTGATTTGTTACAGTTGTGATACCTGATGGAGAATTCCACTACCTGAGTCTTTCTGCTGGAGACTTCCATAAAACAGTTGCTGGTACTTTGTGTCTTGACGATACACAGTTAAAGAGGAACCATGTGATGCATGCGTCTATACATGTAAGGAACTCGGGAGATATGATCCCAGAATATGAGTAATGGGACGATTGGGATAACTACTTCTCCATCTGCTGCATTCTCAGTCTCAGATGGTGATGAATGATGTCGTCTGTTGTAATCATCCTGGTCATCTTAAAGCTGGTCCTGGATGGAGGTTCCGGAGACCAGAAATTCTCCCATGATTACATTACATAAACTATATTGCGGGTTATTGGACTACGCTTGCCGACAGAGTCATTGATCTTAGTTGAATTTTGCTGAAGCTCtctgaagggagagtgtggaCTTGGAAATGAAGAGTCAAATGTATTTTCACATCAGACCTGTTTCGAGATACACCTTTCTTTACTTTTAGCCTACAGTTAATATTGATGATGCAAGTATTGTTGTAAACTCCATCCTAGAAGAAGACGTCCATGTGGGTGCAAAATCTCTAATTGTCAATTCCCATCTTGCCAATAAATTCAGCATTGGGAAGGATTCCTTTGTCAATGGTGTCAGGCTGGAAGACTTGAAGGTAAGGATGATCTAATTTGGGCTTTGGGAAAGGTTACAGACTATACAACCCTGTGCCAACTTTACTTTCCAAATGTTACTTGTCCACTAGGGGACGTTTAATTTGAAGTAGTAAATATCCTCTTTGACTTCGtgaattttcagaatgttgacattggtAGCTTCTCCGACTCAGTGATGCTCCAGAGCTTCCCGTTACTGATTCCAACCCTTGGGAAAGCTGTGACCAACATTCTGACTGTCCTGGGAAAGTTCGATGACTTAATGGTAAGTGCTGACTTATGCGTTGTAGAGAGGTGCTGACTTATGCGTTGGAAGTCATCTCAAATGTAAGGTTTTTCTGTTTCAATGTTAGTTTttgttctgttctgttctgttctATACTGGGATGAAATCGATATCGTGTATCAAGCTACCAAATAACAGATAAGAGGCTTTTCCTGGTGTGATTGGTTGTATCTGCGGTTTCTTCAGGTGCCATCATGGAAACATACTGCTACTTACTGTAACATGCCATGGCTGGTATTCATGAACAAGACCGGTATTACTGCTGAAGATCTCTGGGGACCAGCCTTGGTAAGTGATACATCTATTGACCCCATACCCATGATGATTGATATAACAAGTGGTTTCACATGGATAAGGACATAGACACAGCTTCTTATGTGTGCATGTAGTTTCGAAGCAAAACGTAGAACTTCAATTCACTATCAACTTATCAACTGAGAGCTGGGTACGTGATGGCTGACAGTGTGGCCGACTTCAAAGGCTGACCTCGCAAGTCGGCCATTTTCTTTCCCACAACAGCAAACTCTTTATCAAATTTGACTTTGAGAAAGAGTTTGTATCTGAATATTTCAGCCCGATGATGACAGGTGTGTCTTCACTGCTCAATTGTTCCCACTTCTTAACGCCAGTCACCAGGTGGGCCTTGCCGAGATATTCTGGCTGCAGACTTCGCAAGATGATGGAGGTGTTGCAGATATGGAGATGTTACAGAGGTGAATAGATGATGATATTGAATTATGCCCGCAACCTAATTTGGCGtatatgtgtgtgtgtgggggggggggacaatatGTGTTGATAGAAGAGTCAAAAGGAGGAGTCTTGTTTCTTTttgtatttcttcttcttctcttctaTTTTTTCTTGTCTTGTGATATGTTTACCACATGTAATATGTATTTATCATTTCTTTTTCCCAATTGCTCCCTAATAAGAAGGTAAATTGATTATCAAAATACGAAGGTCTAGCCTTCCTTACGTTCATCAAATATGTACAGTATTAACACTGggtgttagtgttagtgttaatcTGCACCCCCAAACACCAAGTCTGAATGTCAACActttagccgcacttacaccacctgaaaatggaccaccaatcttggttcgggaaccaatgccgcaccatcgaaaatccaccaagcgcttacaccagcgctgcagctagtttttaaatccggctacagatggcgcgcaaacaataaattgcatgcgcagaaagcgccatttcgaaagcgccgcctggagccgaaccatctaactagctaattgccgatccatttgcgcgtacaccacgacaaagcagagcttttaacaagctgggcgaatttggaccatcaagcttggtgagacaaattcgctcggcaatttgtatcggcaatggattgccgaaccaatttgtcacggcaatgtggtggtgtaagtgcaattggtccaccaatatttcgtggtgtaagcacAGCTAATATGAAAAGACGGTGTGATCTAACATGAACCTCATCTATGTTTTGTCGCTCCTGCATTTGCAAAATGCAGGAAGGCTAGACTTAACCATCCAAAGCCATGAAGGGCTGCATATTCAGAATACATTTGCTTTCGTGCATCATCTTGATCTAAACTTTTACTAGGTTGCATCAGGTTGCACGGAAGGAAACCTAACACATATCGCAAAGCACGAGGGTTGGTAGCTATGCTACTCTCCCGGGCATTCTTCTGCCACCTCATCATCTTTGTTGAACTTCAACTgataggaactgcagctctctgttatctttcaagggacaactgaaacatttgctttttaaagaggcctatagtatgctttggtaacgtgtgactgaaaaacactccctatgactgctttccactgatttcaacactgccataaaaatgtgaggtcacactgcaacctgactgaatcctgactgatatcacactgcttttcggtgagggtatcAAGTGCTTTGAGcagccagttaatggttggatactgcgctatataataCTCGTATGATTATTATTATAAGTATTCCTGCCACAACTTGTTGAAATGGTATAAACAACACCCGTCAGTGTTAATCCCTAAGGGGTTAGTGTTTATAAATGCACTGTAAATTTCGACAAAATAAACATCAAGTACGGTTGAAGCTAACGGTGTAAAATTGATACTAACACTTTAAACTCTGCTCACACCAACACCTTGGACAGATTAGAAAGTTGGTTTTAAGAGGACTCTTAGTGTTAGCACCAGTTTTAACTCGAAACTTTGAAGTCACCCATTGTATATTTATTGTAGTACATGCCCTAACCATACTTAGAACTCCCCTACCCGGAAAATGGTTTGTCCCGTCTTGAGTTACACCTTGAACATATGTAGCTTTTTTTTTAGCTGACTTAGCAGCGACATGATGGTTTGTAGTTATATTGCCGGCCTTGTTCAGAAGgaaatttgtttgaaaaaagGCAGGTTGTAGGTTTAGATCTTCCCCATTAGCAGGGTTAAAAAGACATTTTGGTGTATGGTTTACTGGGATGTTGATGTCGGAGGTTTGACATGTTGTTGCATGTCAGCCTTCGTTGTTCAGAAAACAtcggcaaaatcacttgttgcAAAAGTTGCGGTGATGAGGAACATGATAATGGGGATGGCAGCGTGAGAGGTAGCGCATGTTCATCTTGAGAAGTCATAGCAGTTTGATATTACAGCTTAAATTAATCAAACGTTTAGTGCTATTTTTGTCAGGTTACCGTATGCCTAGTGTGTGTCAAATGTTCTTTATCTCATTAGATTATTTTATCCTCCAGGTGGCGTTCATCTTGGAGGTTGTCGCTGAAAGACATCCTTTCGTTTTTAGGGCTGGAAAATGAGTTTGGCAAAAGAAGGTAGGAACCAATCATCTCTCAGCTATTCTGTATTTGGTCTGACTGAAAAGGGGGTGttttcaaaagtggtcatcaccTGAATTTGGCCAAGACCAATGCTATTTGAAAAAAGCACTTTTTAACACAAGTATCCCACTTGCACACTCTGTCCTCAAGTGTAACTGAATTGACATTGATTTTTGTATCTCTTCCTTCTTACTATAGTGAGCTAGGCTTTGAAATCACCAAAAGAATAGTAAAGGAAAATCTGACCCAGAATGGTGACTATGGTTTGCTCAACTTGTATCGGACAGCTTGCCTTAACGGCTTCCAGCATGAACTACTAGCACTATTAGACGAAGGTAAGGAGAatgaagtaaacaaatcagcaTTGTGGAAACATACTTGAGTAATAGACTAATATGAAACTGACATGGTTATGTACAAGAAGTCAGCTGATGACTATTTCCTGTGTCAGGACATGTTAGGCCTAGCTCCTTCCAAATTCAAGTGTTGTTTGATTGGTTGTGTTCCCGCAGGAGTAAAGCGTATCACCCccacccaccccccccccccccatgacacTGCTCTGTTTTTTCACCTTGCGATTTTGGGTATATCATTGATCGCTCTCAGTTCTTTGTAAGTGGAAGATAGATAGGCCTACCGACAAGGGTGTGAAGGATATAATTTAACCAAAAAGCTGACAGCTGTTTTCCTGTTCTTTCAGTTGCTTTAGAAGGTGCCAGACTAAACCTGCCAGCACTGGTGGGGCGAACGTGTGCTCATATAGCTGATGTGCTTGCCTGTATGATTGGGAAGAAAGGAGGCCTTCGTAGTGGCCCTGCTGCAAATGTTCACTGGAAGAAAGCATTTCTGCACTTTGAGGTAAATACCTTGGAAACAGCAATGCAGTGGTATTCACAACAAAGTGGTCGTGCGTTATTGGAGCACTGCATATCCTGCTTCTTCTACCATGCTCTGTATTGTGATTGTGCCACTCAAAGATGGCAGTCTGGGTAATTCATTCAGAGATCCTGAAAGCTTGTCTCAAGATCAGTACCACTGGCCATGTATGGTAGAGAAATTAGGAGATGATTCTGTATATGGGCTGAATCTTTGATGTTAAACACGCACGGTCACAGTGCTGGTCCCACTATCCTGTAAAGCCAATACATTCCTGGGCATTGGTTTGTCTTTTGACCGTGTCAGGTGCTGCACTCCAATGAAGGAATAAATACAGTTTATTACATTATGATGTCCTCCTTTAATGTTTTTAGGATGGCGAGTTGGGCCTTGGCGTTCAGGCGATGTCAAGCGAGCGGAGAAACTGGCTTGGTAGGCCTGATTTGTTGGTACGGGCCGGCAGGCATTATGAGGGCGCTGCCCAGATCTTGATCAGGAAGGTTATAAGTACTGCAAGGGAGGTGAGTAAATTCCTTAGACTGTAGAGGCACCAGAAAATCATACTCCTGTCTCCAGCTAgtttggtattggttgtctcaccaaacaccgccAGGATGGGGCCAAAACCTGTGGCGCCTCGCcaaggttttgagaaaaatgccAGCTCCACCCAAGCGCTGTTAACTGCTGCAGccaaaacgaggcacagtgcTTTCTACACTGTAAACATTGCTACATAGTAACCAATGTTTTATAGAGTTTTACAGGTTTTCATTCCTCGTTGCAGTTCATCAAGCCCACGCCATGTGAACCTGTGCCCTATGATAAAGTTGTTGTTGCGGAGTGTCCGGCCCGAATGGACATCGCGGGAGCCTGGTCTGATACCCCACCAATCACATATGAACATGGAGGAGCTGTCATTGGTGCTGCTATCACTATTGATGATATGGTAAGTTTAAGTCATGGTTCATATCATCAAGAATTATGCCTTGCCTGTATAAAGGAATCTTATTAACCTCACCTCAAATTGTTTAGCAAACAATCCTTGCAATTGTATATCTATATACAATGTAAAATGCACTTCAAGTTAATAGGGTTGCAGGTAAATTGATCACTACATCTTTATCTCATTCTTGATTTGTAGAAACCAATTGGTGCCAAAGTACAAAGATTAAGAGAGTAAGTTCAACAGTTTCCTACAAAGAAAATATCATActagcaagaattgataaagccTGGTCTTTATCAAGTCTCGATACTAATTAAAACTATTCTTTGTTAATGTTACAATGTATACCTTGGTATTCCACTTAAATTTTCCGGTACTAAGATTAATGtaagaaaagaaattgatatgaaGTGTCAAGGAGTCGCTATAAAGCGCTCATCTGAAAATGTATATGTATGCGTTCTACTTGCAGACCTGAAGTTATCCTGGTGCTAGATAATGGAGGTCATGCAGACGTTGTGCTCAAGTTGACCAAACTCCACGAGTTCTCAAATTATTCGCAGCCCCATGCTCCTGGTAAGGGaatttattttgaaattgtgatCAGAAATAATACCAATTTATACTGATGACTATCCTGTCTTAGAGGTTAGACCAATAACAGTTCATCAGTCAGAGTTGTATTTCTAAACCTTTTGTGCTAATGGCCTAATGTCTCGATGCAATCCCTTTTCAGGAGCTCTTCTCAAGGCAGCTTTCCTCTGTGCAAAAATCATTGAATATCCGTCCAGTGTTGCCCTAGATGATCAACTTGTCCAGAAATATGGTGGCGGATTCCATGTGACAACGTGGTCTAATCTGCCGCATGGGTCAGGTGGGTTCTCATtctttgtacattgtacttatAGACATTGGGCTGAGAGTTAGCAACAGCCATAGTGTAGTATTGACAAGGCAAAGTTGGAAGGCTGAGGGGAGGTGGGATGTCAGTAGCTCACCCTTTGCCACAATATCATTTCTTATTGTTGACTTTTTAGGAATGGGTACCAGTAGTATTCTCGCTGGTGGTTTGATGGCAGCTCTCTGGAAGGCCTCTGGAAAATCATACGATCACCAAACCTTGATACATGCTGTAAGTATTTTCATACATTTGTAGGTTTCATTTTCATCTGTATAGGACACCCTTGCCATTTCGGGGTTACGAAAGTACAAACTCTGTAATAGATGGCATTACCATGCTGTCAGTAACTTACAGTGATCTCTATATTGATCCCAACTGTCAAGTGTCTCATGTTTCAAATGTCTTCTCCAGGTTCTCTATCTAGAACAGATGCTCACCACTGGTGGTGGCTGGCAGGACCAAGTTGGAGGCCTCCTTGGGGGTATCAAGGTCGGCCATTCAAAGCCCGAACTGCCGGTTTTCTTAGACTACACATATCCGAAAATTTCAGTGGAAACCATGCAAACATTTGCCAGTCAGTTGATCCTGATTTATAGTGGCAGAACGAGGCTTGCCAAGAATCTCCTGCAGGTGAGTTGGAGTTTGCATTATGTATTTTGATTCCTTTCCTTTTATCCAAAAGCTGAAAGTCCTTGCATAATCTAGTATTGATGATATTGCGAATGCTATTTTCAGGATGTGATAAGAAACTGGTATAACCGTGACTCCCTGATCGTTAAAACTGAAAACCGCCTGGTAGCCAGTGCCTGGGAATGTGCAAAGGCTTTTGAAGAAGGTAAAGATCAACATATAGATGTAGGGCAGCAAGAGTGTTTTCAAACCTCACCATTAGGAAACATCCCCTGGCTGTTCACTTGCTCAATTATAGTACATTTATCGGAGAAAATCTCTTTGGGGTCAGCTGGCGGTCAAGAGTCCCTGGTTCAACCCAACAGTGGACGTGAGACTCTGGCCAGGTCTTGCactactccacccaggtgtataaatgggtaccagtcagaaatgctaAAGTTGTAGCTCTGTTTGAGCAGCTCATATAAGTTCTCCTGAAAGGTTTCAGCACAGACCAACGTTAACGTGTGAAGTAGATAACCTCTACTACAGTTGATATCTGACTATAAACTCCAActttatggtacatgtataaaagTAATAATATCCAACTTTTCAGAGGACATTGCAAAGGTCGGTAGCCTTATGGATGAGAACTGGTCTCTCAAGAAGAGCATGGCCCCAGGATGCGAGCCCCACCTTGTCAAACAGATGATGGAAGCCCTTCGACCCCATGTGCTGGGGATGTGCATGGCAGG
Coding sequences within it:
- the LOC135495647 gene encoding L-fucose kinase-like; protein product: MKWTAIALTCHDKRTAQTFQKELDLRQEKGIIDGDTVLLTVEDPKARVGSGGATINALLVVAEHLSAHAGFTVVNPDLLSSSSILLMHVGRQYPFDACSSTFTSLPATYKSSSHHHVLTNFDHLLHTMSTKIAVGCPCGVWVCSTDMVLSVPENKGSPYIDWTDSIDVCAVSMLGTVQYAKQHGVYKIGSENKDDRLLDIIYKGDQYAIKSCAREDGSVALVSGVVFFNPTVAETLVMFGQTAQLYACTYMGLDSGLQPIELSLFFDFLVAMATDVSKDDFVSGERNAYLSKKVTRSAEEIEVMRQAREVIWKELRDYKVKVVVIPDGEFHYLSLSAGDFHKTVAGTLCLDDTQLKRNHVMHASIHPTVNIDDASIVVNSILEEDVHVGAKSLIVNSHLANKFSIGKDSFVNGVRLEDLKNVDIGSFSDSVMLQSFPLLIPTLGKAVTNILTVLGKFDDLMVPSWKHTATYCNMPWLVFMNKTGITAEDLWGPALPDDDRCVFTAQLFPLLNASHQVGLAEIFWLQTSQDDGGVADMEMLQRWRSSWRLSLKDILSFLGLENEFGKRSELGFEITKRIVKENLTQNGDYGLLNLYRTACLNGFQHELLALLDEVALEGARLNLPALVGRTCAHIADVLACMIGKKGGLRSGPAANVHWKKAFLHFEDGELGLGVQAMSSERRNWLGRPDLLVRAGRHYEGAAQILIRKVISTAREFIKPTPCEPVPYDKVVVAECPARMDIAGAWSDTPPITYEHGGAVIGAAITIDDMKPIGAKVQRLREPEVILVLDNGGHADVVLKLTKLHEFSNYSQPHAPGALLKAAFLCAKIIEYPSSVALDDQLVQKYGGGFHVTTWSNLPHGSGMGTSSILAGGLMAALWKASGKSYDHQTLIHAVLYLEQMLTTGGGWQDQVGGLLGGIKVGHSKPELPVFLDYTYPKISVETMQTFASQLILIYSGRTRLAKNLLQDVIRNWYNRDSLIVKTENRLVASAWECAKAFEEEDIAKVGSLMDENWSLKKSMAPGCEPHLVKQMMEALRPHVLGMCMAGAGGGGFLYVLTRQPYSMALVKSVLWEVPGTEKITFHRVDIDVSGLEVKVEDIEEVKKDAIDTVVKED